A window of Daucus carota subsp. sativus chromosome 2, DH1 v3.0, whole genome shotgun sequence genomic DNA:
GGTTTCACCATTAATGTAATGTTCGTCCATACTTTAGGGCCATCTTTCCGGTGTTTGACAAAAATTCTCTTCAAGTGCAAATTTCAAGTTTGGCTCTTTCGTAAACGTGTCTATTTTTGTGAAAAAGATTTAACTTAGTTCATAGAACTCAAACACGCCACCATAGAAACAGCAGATGTATCTTTCTTTTTATAGAGagaggttttttttttccaggtTCTTTAAATAGTTATTATATAAGAAGAATTCTGTTTCCCGTTCCATAGAAACTCGTGGAAGAAGGTACATTGTTGTTTTAGAACTGCATTTTGCTGCAGTCTCTCATAAGTCATACCAGTTATAGTGCTTTTCATGCTTCTAGACTGTAGTTCTCAGAATCGCTGATTGCGCTGCATTGTCTCGTAACCACTGTGCTCTCCATGCTTTTAGTTCTTAGTCGCCAATTTACTGCAATTCTTGTACTAATGATTGTGTTTTTTCATGCTTCTAGTTTTGGGCCTCTGATGACCCACTTGACAGCTTCAACAAGTACTCTTCTCTGATCCTAAATCTGTTCAAATCAAGACGTGAGAGCATCAAGAATGAAATattccaaaatcaaaattataccTGGGGATAATCTCCATTCAGAGTTCTTATACAATGTCAATAGAAAGTCGTTTACAAATCGGATTTTGTTGTATAGCATCCACTTTGCAATGGATTATATAAACCACCTGACTAGTTGAAGTTTTAGTTTATGGACTTGGTCTATGCACTAGTTAATGAACATTTTTCTCCGCAAACCAGCTACAAATTCTGTGACCTGTTGCTCAAATATTCTTAGAGCTTTAATTGACCCGGTctgtaatatatattctttaaatGGTGTGATTAGTGTTTATGAGTCTAATTGCTCGACTGCCTAATCTGGTGTATCATGCATGTAGCTGTGATAATTCAGTTTGAGCTCCactcaataataataaaatgtgaAATTTATGTCAGGACTCAGACCCACCCGTTTGTGTTTCTCTTTCCCCATTTTCTGTGGATATGAGTTGAAATTTTTGcaacacaaaaaagaaaaagaaaacaagaatgAGTTGAAATTGGTGAAGCCATATGTTACTTGCAGAATCAGATAAAATCAGCCACTTATAAGAAGCGGATCAGAGTAGATTTTGATTGCCAAGAAAACATGATCCTCAAATCATTCTGAGAGATGAGTAATGAATTGTTTATACCCCGGAATTTAATGATCAGATGCTTCTTTTCAAGTCTTTAGTGTTCTTCCTAGAACGCAAGGTTTAGTTCGTACCATTGTCCCCATGTTTTTGATTATCTTATTACTTAGATATGTTTTCGATTATGTTATTACTTGATATCTTCAATACGGGGAAGTAATCATTAACTGAATACTAAAAATTCTGctcctatttttttaattaattacatcGATATAATTGTGATGCATGCACATGTATTCTATTTAAGTAATCATTAACtgaataataaaaattctgCTCCTATTAATTCGAAATTTTATTAATCATTGGTGCCCCACTGCTCaaacttttacataattttttatatataaaaagaccCATAGTTAAATAAAAGAAATGCAACTGTCGGGCTGATCTAACGTAAATTTGTGCACCAATTACAGAAATCAGATCGGGACTTGTGAGAATTTCGTCGGCTGAAGCGAAGTGCAACATAACACTTACTGTACCTTTCTTCCTTTTTCAAGTTGAAAGGGACCGGTATGTCAGCAAATCAAaggatatataatttattagtttCTTTAAGctctaaaattgaaatttattccTTTTTCTGAGGTAATTTATTTTCGAACAAGTAATGACATGTATGAACTTCATGGTGAAACCATGACTACGAGTGTGCCGACATATTTGGAAAAGTTTTGAGCTGCTTTTAGCTTGAAATCAAGTATCATGttatttttcatataattgtattattattattattaatttaatcggATTCATGGTTATCCaacaaatctatactatactattaaaagtttggttggTGAAATAAAATGGattgtattattatttgaaattgtcaaaattatattactCTGATTTAGTTCATTTAATGTTTTGAACTCTAAATAAAATTGAGCTacaatttatttactacttctAAAAGTTATtagtcaaatttaaaatttgagttttctatacataatttatattgtctgcgcatttttatatttaaccTTGTTAATTCTGTCCAAAATTAATTCCGTTTTATCATTTAAGAAATTAGGGCAGcaacattttaaaatttggttCACATccctaaaataaattttttaagaaaagaaaattggTCCACATCACCGGCGTGCGATACCCGTTTCGATCACGTAGGCAGAAACCTATATACTCAATTCAATGTGTCAGTTCCACgagtactccctccttcccattttaactgcttttttagaatttgattgttgtcccaaaatatgtgattttctcttgttttcatacactaTTTGGTAGATGAATTTCAATTTTACCCCTCATTAAATGCAGCTTATATTTTCAATGCAATACAAATGGTATTTTAGTTTGACTTTTATTAAGAATAGCTAGGTAAAAGTATTCAAATAAACAccacaataaatgtaaaaattggtttgtgtgcatctctttaaaaaaacagttaaaatgggacagagagagtattgGTTACGAGCTTAGTATATATCATCTCGAATTTGACTTTTACTGGGTGTTgagtacttttaatttattttttttaatttatccaaCAAGTAGGAAAAAAACGGtactctctccgtttcaaattacatgtccacttttaaaaaatcacataatttaataaaataaattttgagacAAAAGAGGTGTATTAAGTTATTAATTGAACATATGATGTAtagttgattttaaaaatataaatttgaaatatgtgaaagagtgttgattttaaaaatacaaatttacgttgaaagttgaaatgaagaagtattttaaaacatattttttttttctgaataacaAACGGGAAAATGAGAGTAATAAAAAGGGTATGGTATGAACAGGGGGGCATTTAATGATGTCAACGTCAAATGGGGTATGGTAGAGAAGGAGGGGGTATTTTGGTAAaatcaaaaaaagaaattatgtCGGTCTCTAACTGTGGTTAGATTACAAGCTAACTAACTCGTGAATAAGAGCGTCGGTGAGCCCGTGCCGTTGTCACCCCCTCTTACgttttagagagagaaattaACAGCCCATGGAgactttattattttagagagaGGGGGGCTGTGTGTATTATATATGTGCACACACATTGTATGTGTTTACGCGTGTGTATAAACTATAAACTATAAGAGAGAGAAGTCATATAACTAGGATTGATTGTAGTAGTATATAAGCGAGGCAAGCTAAACGCAATGCTTCTTAAATTctgagagagattgagagagaataGGTGATGACTTTTTATAGAGAGAGATAGTTTCTGGAGAGAGGAAGTGAAAtttacagagagagagagagagagagagatgggggaGTCGAGCGATTCCGTTTCCATTGATATGGAGACGATCTCGCTTACTGGGAAGGTATAATTTACACATATACGTGCATTCATTATTTTGTGTGCGCACTTGTTATGTATTGAATTTACAGTTTATGACACTTGCTTCAAGTGTTTTTAAGCTGTATATTCTCCTTAATTGTTGTTGTGCAATTCAAGTTTTTTGATTCATCATGGCCTCATGATCAtgcatgtgtgtgtatataagcAAGATTATGTTATGCTTTATATAGAATTGTAAGTGCATAAATTGTATATTCCACAGCTTGAGTTTTTCCTATTGTTTTTGTTGAAGATTAATTGTGTGTTTGATTGCATTCTCTGCGTTTGGAACATTAAAATTGTTCAATTGTTTTGAGTACAGTACTCAGAGGATCAAAGGATTACTAATTATTGTTTCATGTCAATTTCGTTTCCGCTGTATTTATTGCTTTATGTTTTTAACTATTCAGTAGTTAGCTGGCATCATTGTACACCGTTAATGTTATCATGACATTTTTCGAGGTCTCTTTTTGAAGTAACTGTTGTAACCCAAGTATTCTTTGGATTGCCAGGTTTAACCAAAGTAAAATAGTTACTGACTTACTGTAGGGATCTGAATCTGTTTTTCTGTCATGAATCACTAGTTTCTTGATAATCACTTTGACTTTTACAGTTCAATTTTTACCCATTTGAAAATTGTTGACTATACTACTCATTTTAATGCAACTGTTGGTTATTTGGCCTTAAGTTACGGAAGATTGTTGTGGGGGGTTTCTTTGTTGTTCTTTACATTTACACTACCCCTAATAAAAGGCAACACAGGCTTAAAAGAGCATAAATCTTGACCACTGCACATGGGATGAATAATTCAGTTGCAAGCAAAAGATGCCAAACTTGGGTATAAGTGATCTTTCCGCTTTTTAAGTAAATGACTTCCATGAGGTCTTGGACTTAATGAAGGTCTAGTTTTTAATCTAATATGGTttaataatatgttttagtATGTGTTTAACTGAATGTGCTTTTATCCATTTTCTTCAGGACTATCTGATAAAAACTAGTCATGGCTCTATTTCTGTTGCTGTGTATGGAGATCGGGACAAGCCGGCTTTAGTTACTTATCCTGATCTGGCACTAAATTGTGAGTGACTCGATGAAAATCACTGTAATACTCTTTGCCTATATAAACGCTTTGACAACGTTTCTTCAAGTTCTATTCCATGTAGTTACTCAAATTTGTTACTTGTGAGGCCTGCGCCCTGCAGACAGGCTTTTATCCATTGTTTTTTctccaaatttttatatttcggTAAACAAAATATTTCTTCTAAGAAATAGTAAGTATTTAATGCAATATGGGTTAGCTATCGGGTCTTTCTAAGTTGCCACTTCCctttatatttaatcaaaaaataaatatatcggTCTTGGGATGATTTGTATGGTGCAAATTTGTTTTTTGCTTCTTCTACACTTGGCTAGAAAAGTTATTTGAAGATTTTTGTTTGAACTTCACATTGATCATAGATAATGTTGTTTTGCACTTGTTTTTCCAACCTCAATTGTGTGCTACATTTTACGTTGAGATGCTCTCTTGTTTTattgtattaaaaatttaagataattgattatagaTATATTTCAACTACCAGATATATACGTCTAATTGAAACTAAAGTCTGTTTCTTACTTCTCTTTTTGATTAAGCAGATGTATCCTGTTTCCAAGGGCTGTTAATGTGTCCAGAGGCATTTTCATTGCTGCTTCATAACTTTTGCATTTATCACATTAGTCCACCTGGGCATGAGGTCAGTAACTTAACAACTTAGCTGATCAACTTATTATGCTTGCAGAATATGTGGTTGTGCTTAAATACTTTTTAGCACCATCAATAACAGTGTTTCTTATTTAGTACCATATTCAAGAGTTATTGCAGTTGGGAGCTGCTATTATGATACCAGATGATGCTGTGTTATCTGTTGATGACTTGGCAGATCAGGTTGCTGAGGTTCTTGATTTTTTCGGGTAAGCAATTATTGTTCCGAACATCTCAGTTTTCTATTTCTTTTCGGTTAGGAGCTTCTTAATCTCTTTATTATCATTATTTCCAAAAAAGTTGCATATGGTTTTATCTCCTAATTGACTTGCATTTTTGTATTCCAATATACAGACTTGGTAAAGTGATGTGCATGGGAGTAACAGCTGGTGCTTACATCCTTACTCTGTTTGCTGTAAGTTGATGGCCTTATATAGTAtgcttaatttttaatgcatgGATTGTTTTCTATAAGTCTTTTACAATGGAGGTATTGATGTTGTGCATTATTGGCAACAGATCAAACATTCGTGCAGGGTACTTGGTTTAATACTTGTGTCCCCTCTATGCCAAGGACCCTGCTGGACAGAGTGGTTGTATAATAAGGTAAAATTTTCAACCTTTTGGTTATTTTGGAGGGTAAAAAGAAAGTAGTTGGGAACTGGAACAGTGACTATCTTATTCTTACTCGAGGATCAATTATTTACAGGTTATGTCAAACTTACTGTACTATTATGGCATGTGTGGTTTAGCGAAGGAGTTGTTGCTCATGCGTTACTTTAGCAAGGTATCTTTCTGCTCAGAATCCATATAATTATATACCCAATTCTTAACCAGTTGTAGGCTCATTAGATATATAATGAATTATAGGATGTTCgcggcaatgtgcaagtaccaGATTCGGATGTTGTTCAGGCGTGCAGAAGAGtatgtttctgttttttttgtttaagtTCATAAGTGTAGATAATGATACTTTATGGGGCACCTTCTTGATTTCTGCAAGTATATGCTTCCTTTGCAGTTTCTAGGCGAGAGGCAAAGTCCGAATGTCTTGCGACTTCTGGAAACTTTTAACGGGTACACAGCATTTTAGATATGAAATTACTTTCTTTCATGTTTAGTTGTTTACACCAGGCCTGTAGAAAAATATTGTGATTTTCTAGTAGAGTTTTGTTTATTGGGGTTCACATCGTGTCTGGAATACAGTATTTTCGTTATAGAGTTGCATGTGAAAGATCCTTGCACCATTACAATCCTTTGCTAGGTCTTCAATATGATAGGTGTTACTATTAATTTTCACTTAATAGCTAATATAAGCATTATTTGGTCGTGTGTGTTATTAAGTATGACGTCAACCAAGAGTTACATGATACAGAGATATCTAACGAAGTATCATACCCTTGAAAGCTAGAATTTGGAATACTTAAAAGTTATAGTAGGGCCCGACATTGAGCATACTGTATGTTTTGCGGTTGTACAAAAGGGTGCACTCGCCACTCAGTACCAATGGACTTAAGTTCTGCTCTCTCTAGCAGGAGACCAGACATCTCCGAAGGGTTAAAGAGGCTGAAATGTCGGTCATTAATATTTATTGGCGAGAACTCTCCATTCCACTACGAGTCCCTTCACATGACTTCAAAACTAGATCGAAGATACACTGCCTTGGTTGAGGTATGTACACAATCTTATCGTGCCAATCTCACTTCTAGATTGTATGTCAATATAAACACATGTAACATGAGGTTGTACCTGATTTTTATGGTTGTCAGGTTCAGCATTGTGGGTCCTTGGTAACAGAAGAGCAACCTGATGCAATGTTAATACCACTAGAATACTTCCTTATGGGGTATGGCTTCTATAGACCATCTCAATATACTCTCAGTCCGAGAAGTCCCTTGAGTCCGACTTGCATATCTCCTGAGCTTTTCTCACCGGAAAGCATGGGCTTAAAGTTGAAAcctataaaaacaaaaatttcttttgaagtttgaaaaactTAGATATAGGAGCTATGGTTTTGTAAAATGTGTATCAACTATCAACGCAAGTGTTCGTGTATCAAAGATTTGGCTGTGAAACTGTGTATTATGTAGAGAAGGGAAGTGATTGAGGATTGCAAATATGGAGAGGATAAAGGTGGAGGGGGTACATGCATTAGAAAAGGCATAGCTTTAAAGTTTTGTACTGCTGAAGATTAGCAGAGTAATTACGTGTAATGATATAAACAAGTATATGGCTCGTGAAGATGAGTGGgaatactatatacatatagttAATGCCAATCTGCGATGCTTGGCTATTAGTACAGGCTACTTGTATTTTTGTGGCAAAAAATTTGGTCTCCCTTTTGACGAGGAAGTACCTCTGATCCAGGATTAGCCTCTTTCTGTTAatggtcctgttccctgacaactgTGTGTCAAGAACATTTAACCAACACATTGCTTCCACCGTTGGATCAATCCAACAGGATCCAACGACTgggacaaaagaaaaaaaaattaaatgatctGCGGGTTTTTTACGCGGAAGGACTGAAATGACTGGGAAGCAGTGTTGGTTAAATGTTTCATGAAAACAGTTGTCAGGGAACAAGACCCTTCTATTAAACTcttaattttgaaatcaaaatgAGCTACTTCGGATGTTTAAATTTAACTCCTTTTTCTTTTGCAACATTATAGACGGTTGTAAATATTGGAAAACATACTTAATTCCTGTATACAGtgttaattaattgaataataatttattgattttattatattaatgttagattaatatatatcttttttgtTGAAGGAAAGATTAACATATAGCCACTAGTCGTATTTGAGAAGTCCAATATTCAGTTAAATTGATATCCAAACAACGGTCCTGATTGTAATCTAATAATTCAATTATTATTACCAAATAATAGCGTAAGGGTTCCATCTATGCTACAGAAAACAGTTCTAGTTATCTATGGCGACAGAAAACAGAGTCCTTGTAACAACTGTTCTTGATTTTATGCAACAAGTGTTCTTGATTTTATACGTTCTTGTCAATAAAACTCatgatatataattaagtaATTGGCTATAAATATTTAGCAAGCAATACAAATTCCTCAAGAATCTTTCTCAGATAGCTATAACCCAAGGGGCAGTGTACGTAAAAACACAGAGAGGAGAGCGTAAGCACTTCATCATTGGACTATCCATCGCTGACCCTCAGGATGAGAGTCAGCTTGCATCTTTCAACATTTATTCTGTTCCTAACAATTCTAAAGTCTGGTTTTTTAACATCAGATTCTCTAATAAACCACCAACAGAACCTTGGTAGCTGTAGCAGTTTATTCCagttaatatataacatacaatTTATTACATAATCTACTAGTGTGACAACCATAAGCCAATACAGGCATACAGGTTACAGCCCAACTGTCCCATATAAACCAACTGTAGACTTTTACCAGACAATAAGCAAGTTTTGTAATTGGGGAGAACAAGATTAAGTGAGCACCTTTACAGACCTAGACCTTGGACGTAAAACTAGTAGACAATCAGAGGCAAGCAAGCCCGAGAATGAACATGCTTGCTCAAATTACCAGCAAAAGACTTTTAATCAACCACAAAGGCTTGTAGCTTAATACTTAAAACACATATAATGACATTCTTACGTGTCTACACTTGTATCCTATATGATCAAGCATGCTCTACCACATTGTTGAATCAGATCATTCTAAATCTTTGGCTGTCGATGTTAAAGCGATTTTTATGTTGGCTATTAATTTCATCACCGTTCTGACAAATTTTCCTCCTGTTCATCTCTGAATACATTTCATCTATCATTGGTTTCCAAAGCCGAACTCGAGCATTTATAAACCAATTAGATACCTGAATATGAAAAAAAGTTGCGAAGGTTCAATTTAATGTTTCAGAGTAAAAAAtggataaaatgatatatttgatTGCATAGTTTAGGTCTA
This region includes:
- the LOC108205645 gene encoding protein NDL1 isoform X5, with product MGESSDSVSIDMETISLTGKDYLIKTSHGSISVAVYGDRDKPALVTYPDLALNYVSCFQGLLMCPEAFSLLLHNFCIYHISPPGHELGAAIMIPDDAVLSVDDLADQVAEVLDFFGLGKVMCMGVTAGAYILTLFAIKHSCRVLGLILVSPLCQGPCWTEWLYNKVMSNLLYYYGMCGLAKELLLMRYFSKDVRGNVQVPDSDVVQACRRFLGERQSPNVLRLLETFNGRPDISEGLKRLKCRSLIFIGENSPFHYESLHMTSKLDRRYTALVEVQHCGSLVTEEQPDAMLIPLEYFLMGYGFYRPSQYTLSPRSPLSPTCISPELFSPESMGLKLKPIKTKISFEV
- the LOC108205645 gene encoding protein NDL1 isoform X1 — translated: MGESSDSVSIDMETISLTGKDYLIKTSHGSISVAVYGDRDKPALVTYPDLALNYVSCFQGLLMCPEAFSLLLHNFCIYHISPPGHEYHIQELLQLGAAIMIPDDAVLSVDDLADQVAEVLDFFGLGKVMCMGVTAGAYILTLFAIKHSCRVLGLILVSPLCQGPCWTEWLYNKVMSNLLYYYGMCGLAKELLLMRYFSKDVRGNVQVPDSDVVQACRRFLGERQSPNVLRLLETFNGRRPDISEGLKRLKCRSLIFIGENSPFHYESLHMTSKLDRRYTALVEVQHCGSLVTEEQPDAMLIPLEYFLMGYGFYRPSQYTLSPRSPLSPTCISPELFSPESMGLKLKPIKTKISFEV
- the LOC108205645 gene encoding protein NDL1 isoform X2, which translates into the protein MGESSDSVSIDMETISLTGKDYLIKTSHGSISVAVYGDRDKPALVTYPDLALNYVSCFQGLLMCPEAFSLLLHNFCIYHISPPGHEYHIQELLQLGAAIMIPDDAVLSVDDLADQVAEVLDFFGLGKVMCMGVTAGAYILTLFAIKHSCRVLGLILVSPLCQGPCWTEWLYNKVMSNLLYYYGMCGLAKELLLMRYFSKDVRGNVQVPDSDVVQACRRFLGERQSPNVLRLLETFNGRPDISEGLKRLKCRSLIFIGENSPFHYESLHMTSKLDRRYTALVEVQHCGSLVTEEQPDAMLIPLEYFLMGYGFYRPSQYTLSPRSPLSPTCISPELFSPESMGLKLKPIKTKISFEV
- the LOC108205645 gene encoding protein NDL1 isoform X8, whose protein sequence is MCPEAFSLLLHNFCIYHISPPGHELGAAIMIPDDAVLSVDDLADQVAEVLDFFGLGKVMCMGVTAGAYILTLFAIKHSCRVLGLILVSPLCQGPCWTEWLYNKVMSNLLYYYGMCGLAKELLLMRYFSKDVRGNVQVPDSDVVQACRRFLGERQSPNVLRLLETFNGRRPDISEGLKRLKCRSLIFIGENSPFHYESLHMTSKLDRRYTALVEVQHCGSLVTEEQPDAMLIPLEYFLMGYGFYRPSQYTLSPRSPLSPTCISPELFSPESMGLKLKPIKTKISFEV
- the LOC108205645 gene encoding protein NDL1 isoform X4, whose protein sequence is MGESSDSVSIDMETISLTGKDYLIKTSHGSISVAVYGDRDKPALVTYPDLALNYVSCFQGLLMCPEAFSLLLHNFCIYHISPPGHELGAAIMIPDDAVLSVDDLADQVAEVLDFFGLGKVMCMGVTAGAYILTLFAIKHSCRVLGLILVSPLCQGPCWTEWLYNKVMSNLLYYYGMCGLAKELLLMRYFSKDVRGNVQVPDSDVVQACRRFLGERQSPNVLRLLETFNGRRPDISEGLKRLKCRSLIFIGENSPFHYESLHMTSKLDRRYTALVEVQHCGSLVTEEQPDAMLIPLEYFLMGYGFYRPSQYTLSPRSPLSPTCISPELFSPESMGLKLKPIKTKISFEV
- the LOC108205645 gene encoding protein NDL1 isoform X7, with protein sequence MCPEAFSLLLHNFCIYHISPPGHEYHIQELLQLGAAIMIPDDAVLSVDDLADQVAEVLDFFGLGKVMCMGVTAGAYILTLFAIKHSCRVLGLILVSPLCQGPCWTEWLYNKVMSNLLYYYGMCGLAKELLLMRYFSKDVRGNVQVPDSDVVQACRRFLGERQSPNVLRLLETFNGRRPDISEGLKRLKCRSLIFIGENSPFHYESLHMTSKLDRRYTALVEVQHCGSLVTEEQPDAMLIPLEYFLMGYGFYRPSQYTLSPRSPLSPTCISPELFSPESMGLKLKPIKTKISFEV
- the LOC108205645 gene encoding protein NDL1 isoform X6, with the protein product MKDYLIKTSHGSISVAVYGDRDKPALVTYPDLALNYVSCFQGLLMCPEAFSLLLHNFCIYHISPPGHEYHIQELLQLGAAIMIPDDAVLSVDDLADQVAEVLDFFGLGKVMCMGVTAGAYILTLFAIKHSCRVLGLILVSPLCQGPCWTEWLYNKVMSNLLYYYGMCGLAKELLLMRYFSKDVRGNVQVPDSDVVQACRRFLGERQSPNVLRLLETFNGRRPDISEGLKRLKCRSLIFIGENSPFHYESLHMTSKLDRRYTALVEVQHCGSLVTEEQPDAMLIPLEYFLMGYGFYRPSQYTLSPRSPLSPTCISPELFSPESMGLKLKPIKTKISFEV
- the LOC108205645 gene encoding protein NDL1 isoform X3, whose product is MNNSVASKRCQTWDYLIKTSHGSISVAVYGDRDKPALVTYPDLALNYVSCFQGLLMCPEAFSLLLHNFCIYHISPPGHEYHIQELLQLGAAIMIPDDAVLSVDDLADQVAEVLDFFGLGKVMCMGVTAGAYILTLFAIKHSCRVLGLILVSPLCQGPCWTEWLYNKVMSNLLYYYGMCGLAKELLLMRYFSKDVRGNVQVPDSDVVQACRRFLGERQSPNVLRLLETFNGRRPDISEGLKRLKCRSLIFIGENSPFHYESLHMTSKLDRRYTALVEVQHCGSLVTEEQPDAMLIPLEYFLMGYGFYRPSQYTLSPRSPLSPTCISPELFSPESMGLKLKPIKTKISFEV